From a single Arachis hypogaea cultivar Tifrunner chromosome 3, arahy.Tifrunner.gnm2.J5K5, whole genome shotgun sequence genomic region:
- the LOC112790982 gene encoding mitochondrial phosphate carrier protein 3, mitochondrial, translated as MAPSDQPRYSLIPSFLYSPKTLLNNVSSHYSSSSSPPPFSGSEGRNSNNNFMIPAPKESIPLYSPAYYAACSFGGVFSCGLTHMTVTPLDLVKCNMQIDPVKYKNISSGFGVLMKEQGMRGFFRGWVPTLLGYSAQGACKFGFYEFFKKYYSDLAGPENAAKYKTFIFLAGSASAEVIADIALCPMEAVKVRVQTQPGFARGLSDGLPKFIKAEGAGGLYKGLVPLWGRQIPYTMMKFASFETVVEMLYKNVVPTPKDQCSKGLQLGVSFAAGYIAGVLCAIVSHPADNLVSFLNNAKGATVGDAVKKIGLVGLFTRGLPLRIVMIGTLTGAQWGLYDSFKVFVGLPTTGGGAPKAAK; from the exons CGCTACTCTCTTATCCCTTCCTTCCTTTACTCACCAAAAACATTGCTCAACAATGTGTCCTCGCAttattcttcatcatcatcaccacctCCATTCTCAGGCTCAGAGGGTAggaatagtaataataattttatgatCCCTGCACCAAAAGAGAGTATTCCATTGTATTCTCCTGCTTACTACGCCGCATGCAGCTTTGGTGGCGTCTTCAGCTGTGGTCTCACTCACATGACCGTCACTCCTCTCGATCTCGTCAAGTGCAACATGCAG ATTGACCCAGTAAAGTACAAGAACATATCATCAGGATTCGGAGTTCTGATGAAGGAGCAAGGAATGAGAGGGTTCTTCAGGGGTTGGGTCCCAACACTGCTTGGGTACAGTGCTCAGGGAGCATGCAAGTTTGGATTCTATGAATTCTTCAAGAAATACTACTCAGATCTTGCAGGCCCAGAGAATGCAGCCAAGTACAAAACCTTCATATTTCTAGCAGGATCAGCCTCTGCTGAAGTCATTGCTGATATTGCACTGTGCCCCATGGAGGCTGTCAAAGTTCGTGTGCAAACCCAACCTGGATTTGCGAGAGGTTTGTCAGATGGATTACCCAAGTTCATTAAGGCTGAGGGTGCTGGAGG GTTGTATAAAGGACTTGTTCCACTCTGGGGCCGCCAGATTCCAT ACACAATGATGAAATTTGCTTCGTTTGAGACTGTTGTGGAGATGCTGTACAAGAATGTCGTCCCAACACCGAAAGATCAGTGCAGCAAAGGATTGCAGCTTGGAGTGAGTTTTGCAGCTGGATACATTGCTGGCGTGCTCTGTGCTATTGTCTCACACCCTGCAGACAATCTTGTTTCCTTCCTGAACAATGCCAAGGGAGCCACTGTTGGTGAT GCTGTGAAGAAGATAGGGCTAGTTGGTCTTTTCACACGTGGACTTCCTCTTCGTATAGTTATGATTGGAACACTAACAGGAGCTCAGTGGGGACTCTATGATTCCTTCAAAGTATTTGTAGGGCT GCCTACCACTGGTGGAGGTGCACCTAAAGCTGCCAAGTAG